In the genome of Drosophila subpulchrella strain 33 F10 #4 breed RU33 chromosome 2L, RU_Dsub_v1.1 Primary Assembly, whole genome shotgun sequence, one region contains:
- the LOC119546147 gene encoding Golgi-associated plant pathogenesis-related protein 1-like, with protein sequence MGVRGIFCLILLSVVLQKSFQTTLYVLPFEQQVLNAHNYYRAMHNAPPLTLNPKLSELASNWANKLMTKNHLKHSQNGYGENIYWASFSKQEGKDVVKAWYNEISLYNWNNPSFSKQTGHFTQLVWKSSTELGVGFAKRLKYLVLIYHL encoded by the exons ATGGGTGTTAGAG GAATATTTTGTCTAATCTTGTTATCAGTGGTGCTGCAAAAGTCATTCCAAACCACGTTATATGTTCTTCCg tTTGAGCAACAAGTtcttaacgcccacaactaTTATCGGGCCATGCATAATGCTCCACCATTAACTCTGAACCCCAAGCTAAGTGAACTGGCGTCCAACTGGGCTAAT AAATTGATGACTAAGAATCACCTGAAGCATAGTCAGAACGGATATGGAGAAAATATCTACTGGGCCTCCTTCTCAAAGCAGGAAGGCAAAGATGTCGTCAAAGCCTGGTACAATGAGATTTCTCTTTACAATTGGAATAACCCCTCGTTTAGTAAGCAGACTGGACACTTTACTCAGTTGGTGTGGAAGAGTTCCACTGAGTTGGGCGTTGGTTTTGCCAAAAG gttaaaatatttagtacTGATTTATCACCTTTGA
- the LOC119547844 gene encoding uncharacterized protein LOC119547844 has protein sequence MALTWILKHSNTLENLTTDIRDIQTDDFFKLIKSCRKLRYLYLKVDIDELLSKGFITTFFNILQENGTDSNNPFQLVTKKITFGAIKSFMPNTPTSKLLHFYTYEH, from the exons ATGGCTCTCACATGGATATTAAAACACTCGAATACCTTAGAAAACCTTACAACGGACATACGTGATATTCAAACGGACGATTTCTTTAAACTTATTAAAAGCTGCCGGAAACTTCGCTACTTATACCTTAAAGTGGATATCGATGAACTTCTGTCAAAGGGATTTATTACTACGTTCTTCAACATTTTGCAGGAAAATGGAACCGACTCAAATAACCCATTTCAATTGGTTACAAAGAAGATTACCTTCGGCGCAATAAAATCATTT aTGCCAAACACCCCCACTTCAAAATTACTGCACTTTTATACTTACGAGCATTAA